The Chitiniphilus purpureus sequence CGCTCGCAGGTAGGGCGCGGCGATGCGCTTGCGGATTTTGCCAGCGGATTGTTGTTGCATCCAGCAATCGGCCAGATGGTCGATGAGACGGCGGTGATCCAAGGACACCCTGTGCGGTTTGCCACAGTGGATCTGACAACAACGCCAGCGGAAATCCGAGAGCAGCTGTTGCGGTTTTCCGAACCAACGTTGCTGTCTGCTTCACAGCAATAGAGACACTTCTGCCTCTCGCCGAGTCACCAGACCGGGCAGCACTTTCCCGCCGCCATAGACCCATCGGCGCAGTTCACTCGCGGCGGCAGGCCAGTCCCGCTGATTGATCCGCCGTCGCAGCGTTGATGTCTGCAGCCGCCCCGCGCCAAGGTTAAACGTGAAGTCGACGATGGCAGCGAGCCGCCCCTCTGGCTCAGTGGCCAGCACTGGGCAGAAGCGCAGCGTCGCCGCCAGTGCAGTCTGCAGATCGCGCGCCAGATAGACCTCAGCCTCTGCCTCCGTGATCGGCGGGTGCTTGGGATCGCAGAGATGACCGTACCCAATCGTCCAGAACCCTGCTGGGCAGATATAGGGAACGGCAGTGATCTCGATTCCGCGTTTCACCTTGCGCTCGAATCCCTCAAAGCGCTTGGCCAGTTCGATAGCCGCTTTGGGCACCTCAATCACGGCCGCACCCGGTCAAACACCCGCCCGAGGAACCAGAAGTTCAGCACTCCGGCCCACAGCGCCTGATCGGCCTCTGTCCATGCGTGGAGGATGGCCGTGCCCCAGCCAGCGCCTGCAGTCACGGCTGCTGCGAATGCCGCTGTCTTGGCGGCGCAGTACAAGGCCATGAACCAGTAGGTGATGACGGGACGCACGCTAATCGACAAGGCATCTGCCCAGCGCACGCCGGTTTTCTCGCCCTGCGTGCGAACGGCTTCGCGCAGGGTTTCGATGGCCCCGACATTCCACGCGGCATCGGCACCCGCGCCGATTTCCGACATCCGTTGTGCACCGCGAATCTTCTCGAACTCCAGCGCTTTGTCCTGCATCGCCAGTTCGTGGCCACGCTCGCCCTTGCGGTCGAGCCACTTGAGGATTTCAGGGGCGAGACGGAAGGCCCCACCGAGGAGGCCGCCAAGCAGAGTCTCGATCATTGCGGCCCTCCCATCAGTTTGAGTTTGATAGCGGCACCGACCAACAGCGCGGCCAGGATGCCGGTGGTGAT is a genomic window containing:
- a CDS encoding lysozyme, whose amino-acid sequence is MIEVPKAAIELAKRFEGFERKVKRGIEITAVPYICPAGFWTIGYGHLCDPKHPPITEAEAEVYLARDLQTALAATLRFCPVLATEPEGRLAAIVDFTFNLGAGRLQTSTLRRRINQRDWPAAASELRRWVYGGGKVLPGLVTRREAEVSLLL